A region from the Nematostella vectensis chromosome 13, jaNemVect1.1, whole genome shotgun sequence genome encodes:
- the LOC116605011 gene encoding uncharacterized protein LOC116605011, producing MSLVREKFWVPKLRAQVKRVIHNCNKCKRYRIKPVLTPGSTASAQLPSFRTEFSEPFDVTGVDFAGPIYYRTKSEQGKAYIALFTCAATRAVHLKLCPDLSAPNFQRALKEFVARRGCPQMIVSDNGKTFVATGKWLSVLKKDESLSNYLASQAIIWRFNMSRAPWWGGFFERLVGVMKNALSKAVGRSLLNYCELEDALLDVETVMNNRPLVYQGEEFDEPVITPNLLLRGRPVPILEEDLEKLSDAGNVTRRMRFIQRSKEDLKKRFTREYVRSLEERQQKHEERSGEQLKVPEKGRVVLLKEDVKNKAQWKIGRVVEKITGRDGVVRGVKLKMGNGYVIERPLQLICDLEIGGDDPGIKLNPKAQVFIPRVGSRRQAKDSAKDNIKSYWKKTRTFMLL from the coding sequence ATGAGTCTAGTCCGGGAGAAGTTCTGGGTACCAAAGCTGAGGGCTCAAGTAAAAAGGGTCATACACAACTGCAACAAATGTAAGCGATATCGGATAAAGCCAGTGTTGACTCCGGGATCAACAGCCTCAGCACAGCTGCCGTCATTCCGTACAGAGTTCTCTGAGCCTTTCGACGTAACAGGGGTCGACTTTGCAGGCCCAATCTATTATCGCACCAAGTCCGAGCAAGGCAAGGCATACATCGCGCTGTTTACGTGTGCAGCCACTAGGGCAGTCCATCTAAAGCTCTGCCCGGATCTATCAGCACCAAACTTCCAGAGAGCGCTCAAAGAGTTTGTCGCAAGGAGAGGATGTCCTCAGATGATCGTGAGTGACAATGGAAAGACCTTTGTGGCAACAGGGAAATGGCTTTCAGTGCTAAAGAAGGACGAAAGTCTATCAAACTATTTGGCCTCTCAAGCGATCATCTGGAGATTCAACATGTCACGAGCACCTTGGTGGGGAGGCTTCTTCGAGCGCCTAGTCGGTGTCATGAAGAATGCGCTCTCTAAAGCAGTTGGGAGGAGCCTTCTCAACTACTGCGAGCTTGAGGATGCGCTCCTAGACGTAGAAACAGTAATGAACAACCGACCATTAGTGTACCAGGGGGAAGAGTTTGATGAACCCGTCATCACACCCAACCTGTTGCTCAGGGGGAGACCAGTCCCCATCCTCGAAGAAGACTTAGAGAAGTTGTCAGATGCCGGAAACGTGACACGACGGATGAGGTTTATACAGCGTAGCAAGGAAGACCTGAAGAAGAGATTCACAAGAGAGTACGTACGATCTCTAGAGGAGAGACAGCAGAAGCACGAAGAACGCAGTGGTGAACAGCTGAAGGTGCCGGAGAAAGGGCGCGTAGTCCTGCTCAAGGAGGATGTCAAGAATAAGGCTCAATGGAAGATTGGACGAGTAGTGGAGAAGATTACAGGAAGAGACGGCGTAGTCCGGGGAGTCAAACTGAAGATGGGGAACGGATATGTGATAGAACGCCCTCTTCAGTTGATTTGCGACCTAGAGATTGGTGGGGATGATCCGGGGATCAAGTTAAACCCTAAGGCGCAAGTATTCATCCCAAGAGTTGGGTCAAGACGTCAGGCAAAAGACAGCGCCAAGGACAACATCAAGTCTTACTGGAAGAAGACTAGAACATTTATGCTGCTGTAG
- the LOC125559128 gene encoding uncharacterized protein K02A2.6-like, whose amino-acid sequence MEKIKPPPELDMDSRNLAEAWREFEESWELYEISSGLTTKEEKVQVATLYSIVGLKARRVLKTLPGIPEAIAERKVKDTLKALKDYCMPRTNVTYERYIFRTTTQGERQFDTFLTELRRKAALCDFGVIKDSLIRDQIVLGTNSPTLRERLLREPDLTLTTAINLCRASEQAIEQSKLITRPEQSQEIKEIDSLNARAPTQNQNKGQSFKCRFCGLQHDRGNCTAYNATCHRCKEKNHFARCCTRKLPQPQAHQQQRGASRAIREVELQEQQDPNNLYKEIESLYIEEIKSSNKIKCVEQCLSLNGKNVTFKLDSGAECNVIPEAVAKELDCTIEQTALKLRAFGGNPLKTVGKCYIDTLVQGQESPIAVEYYIVEHNVRPILGVETCLKLGLITFSGGARAQGLSIDALEQPRNLLDQFEDVFTGLGCVEGEYDICLKEGARPTIQHQRNVPLRLIEQLKTTINDLEQREVIKKVNEPVEWVSNLVIVEKKDKSLRLCLDPPDLNEAIVREDYKPPSIEKISSTLNGCTVFTVVDMSSCYWHKKLSDAASLLCTFNTPFGRFRFCRMPFGISCASEVAQKMVEEHFGDIEGVLPVYDDIIIAGKTTAEHDRALHKVLERARECNIRFNKSKIQYRLDKVSYMGEVVSNNGFTPDPAKVSAILKMPVPQCKKDLQRLLGMINYLSKYIPSMAELTAPLRMLLRKEAAWAWHPEHDAALAKLKTALTSKPVLRFYDIHLPTTLRVDASKSGLGACLLQNGQPVAYASRALTSAEQNYAQIEKELLAIVFGCERFNMYTYGADIDVMTDHKPLESIFRKPLHKVPPRLQRMRLRLQKYHTSVRHVPGKYLYIADTLSRAYDTEAQTQTNDMHDEMEHMVHCIMTDLPVSDTKLSQLQEITGKDQDMLLLGKYIREGWPQNRQSVPVQLRPYWNVRHDLHLLDGLVMKDQRIVIPVTWRPQILQQIHKGHFGIEKSKARARAAVYWPGLSADISEMITKCDKCLSLQRKQQKEPMQLREVPLLPWQHIASDIDMDTLKRSQLITTLLMQKKCTNTPVDVDLELFLLVLYTASPMAWQRKQ is encoded by the exons ATGGAGAAAATCAAGCCACCGCCAGAACTAGACATGGATAGTCGGAATTTAGCGGAAGCATGGAGAGAGTTTGAAGAGAGCTGGGAGCTGTACGAGATATCGAGTGGGCTAACAACAAAGGAGGAGAAGGTCCAAGTGGCCACACTTTACAGTATAGTGGGGCTGAAAGCTCGAAGAGTTTTAAAGACGCTACCAGGAATACCAGAGGCGATAGCAGAGAGAAAGGTCAAAGACACCCTGAAGGCCCTAAAGGATTATTGTATGCCGCGCACGAATGTAACCTATGAGAGGTACATTTTCCGAACAACCACTCAAGGGGAACGGCAGTTCGATACATTTCTAACCGAGTTGAGACGCAAGGCCGCGCTGTGCGACTTTGGTGTAATAAAGGACTCGCTCATACGTGATCAAATCGTTCTTGGAACCAACAGCCCTACGCTGAGGGAGCGACTCCTCCGTGAACCGGATTTAACCCTCACGACAGCCATAAATCTGTGCCGAGCTTCAGAGCAGGCGATTGAGCAATCGAAGTTGATCACGAGGCCAGAGCAGTCACAGGAAATCAAGGAAATTGATTCGCTAAACGCAAGAGCTCCGACACAGAATCAGAACAAGGGACAGAGCTTCAAATGCAGATTTTGTGGGCTGCAACACGATCGGGGGAATTGCACAGCATACAACGCAACCTGTCATCGGTGCAAGGAGAAAAATCACTTCGCCCGCTGTTGCACGAGGAAACTCCCCCAACCGCAAGCACATCAACAACAGCGTGGTGCTTCTAGAGCTATCCGCGAGGTCGAGTTACAAGAGCAGCAAGACCCAAACAACCTGTACAAAGAAATCGAGAGCCTTTACATCGAAGAGATCAAAAGTAGCAACAAGATAAAGTGTGTGGAACAGTGCCTGAGTTTGAATGGGAAGAACGTGACTTTCAAATTAGACAGCGGCGCAGAATGTAACGTGATCCCGGAAGCGGTTGCGAAAGAACTTGACTGCACGATCGAACAAACAGCACTCAAACTACGAGCTTTCGGAGGAAACCCCCTAAAAACTGTAGGCAAATGCTATATAGATACACTTGTCCAAGGGCAAGAGAGCCCAATCGCAGTTGAGTATTATATAGTAGAGCACAATGTTAGACCCATTTTAGGCGTAGAAACGTGTCTGAAATTAGGTTTAATCACATTTAGTGGTGGTGCGCGAGCGCAAGGTCTTAGCATAGATGCGCTAGAGCAGCCACGCAACCTCCTGGATCAGTTTGAGGATGTTTTCACAGGTCTGGGATGTGTTGAGGGTGAGTATGATATCTGCCTCAAAGAGGGCGCAAGACCTACAATTCAGCACCAACGAAATGTTCCACTGCGTTTGATAGAGCAGTTAAAAACCACCATCAATGACCTTGAGCAACGGGAGGTAATCAAAAAGGTCAACGAGCCAGTTGAATGGGTGAGTAACCTTGTTATTGTAGAGAAGAAAGATAAATCCCTTAGACTATGCCTAGACCCCCCTGATTTAAATGAAGCCATTGTAAGGGAAGATTATAAACCGCCTTCAATCGAGAAAATATCAAGCACCCTTAATGGGTGTACGGTATTTACAGTTGTAGATATGTCCAGTTGCTATTGGCATAAGAAGCTGAGTGATGCAGCATCATTACTCTGCACATTTAACACGCCCTTTGGTAGGTTCCGGTTTTGTAGAATGCCATTTGGAATTTCATGTGCTAGTGAAGTGGCACAAAAAATGGTAGAGGAGCATTTTGGTGACATAGAAGGTGTGCTTCCTGTTTATGATGACATTATTATTGCAGGAAAAACGACAGCCGAGCATGACAGAGCCCTACACAAGGTGCTTGAGAGAGCCAGGGAATGCAACATCAGATTCAACAAATCCAAGATACAGTACCGGCTAGACAAGGTAAGCTATATGGGGGAGGTGGTCAGTAATAACGGGTTCACGCCAGATCCTGCTAAAGTATCAGCCATTTTGAAGATGCCTGTCCCACAGTGTAAAAAGGATTTACAGAGATTGCTGGGAATGATCAACTATTTATCAAAGTACATACCCAGCATGGCTGAATTGACTGCCCCATTGAGAATGCTCCTGAGGAAGGAGGCAGCCTGGGCCTGGCACCCAGAGCATGATGCAGCATTAGCTAAGCTAAAGACAGCACTCACAAGCAAACCAGTACTTAGATTCTATGATATACACTTACCTACCACCTTGCGGGTTGACGCCTCAAAGAGTGGACTTGGAGCCTGTTTGCTCCAGAATGGTCAACCTGTAGCATATGCCTCCAGGGCCCTGACTAGTGCAGAGCAAAACTATGCACAAATAGAGAAGGAGTTGCTGGCAATTGTATTTGGATGCGAGAGATTCAATATGTATACCTATGGGGCAGATATTGATGTTATGACTGACCATAAACCTTTAGAGTCCATCTTTAGGAAACCGCTGCACAAAGTGCCTCCCCGTCTACAGCGAATGAGGCTGAGACTCCAAAAATACCACACTTCTGTCCGTCACGTGCCAGGCAAATACCTATACATAGCCGACACCTTATCCAGAGCATATGACACAGAAGCCCAAACCCAAACTAATGACATGCATGACGAAATGGAGCACATGGTCCATTGTATTATGACAGACCTGCCTGTCTCAGACACGAAGCTCTCACAGCTCCAAGAAATAACAGGCAAGGACCAGGACATGTTACTTCTTGGTAAGTATATAAGGGAAGGGTGGCCGCAAAACAGACAAAGTGTTCCAGTGCAACTTAGACCCTACTGGAATGTGCGTCATGACCTACACCTGTTAGATGGGCTTGTCATGAAGGACCAGCGAATAGTTATTCCAGTCACATGGAGACCGCAAATTCTCCAACAAATACACAAGGGCCATTTTGGTATAGAGAAAAGTAAGGCTAGAGCACGGGCCGCGGTATACTGGCCGGGTCTTAGTGCCGACATCTCCGAAATGATAACAAAATGTGACAAGTGTTTAAGTTTACAGAGAAAACAGCAGAAAGAGCCAATGCAGCTCAGGGAGGTACCactgttgccatggcaacacaTTGCATCAGACATTG ACATGGATACCCTGAAACGCTCACAGCTGATAACAACCCTTTTAATGCAGAAGAAATGCACGAATACGCCAGTCGATGTGGATTTAGAGTTATTCCTACTAGTCCTTTATACAGCCAGTCCAATGGCCTGGCAGAGAAAGCAGTAG
- the LOC116614300 gene encoding LOW QUALITY PROTEIN: myb-like protein Q (The sequence of the model RefSeq protein was modified relative to this genomic sequence to represent the inferred CDS: deleted 1 base in 1 codon) yields MSSGNISQGSTWASDEVSMLISIWADEKIQQQLDNCSRKRSVFEKIAKRLEAESEGRFTRSYQQVSEKIKQLKKAYKKVKDNNNLSGRSRKTFKHFDQMDRVMGDRPITRPPSLFESSEQASIQGDIDDDEFALEDPEEPDFDNNASLVEQDQIESSLTTTSSSAPSPAATATSSNGTPPLTKPSTVPNEDQETPVNKENILSSRRGKSKKKKQEETFMSTAFEIMQKQQQVADDRFFKMEEERQRREYEREEKRRKEEQQHEIYMMQMMGNMFMRVAESFNCGPNFAYQQQMPGFQHIQQQQRSQYPNPSASTSSGELPSDGMHYTSL; encoded by the exons ATGAGTTCAGGAAATATTTCTCAAGGATCGACTTGGGCCTCTGATGAGGTTTCAATGTTGATAAGTATATGGGCAGACGAAAAAATACAGCAACAGCTAGACAATTGTTCCCGAAAGAGGTCAGTCTTTGAGAAGATTGCGAAGAGGTTGGAAGCTGAAAGTGAAGGCCGATTTACCCGCTCGTACCAGCAAGTCagcgaaaaaataaaacaactaaaGAAAGCATATAAAAAAGTGAAAGACAATAACAACTTATCTGGAAGGTCACGAAAAACTTTTAAGCATTTCGACCAAATGGATAGGGTTATGGGAGATAGGCCCATAACTAGGCCTCCAAGTTTATTCGAGAGCAGTGAGCAAGCTTCAATTCAGGGTGATATCGATGATGATGAGTTTGCCCTGGAAGACCCTGAGGAGCCTGATTTTGATAATAATGCCTCTTTGGTTGAGCAGGATCAGATAGAGAGCTCATTAActacaacatcatcatcagctcCTTCACCAGCAGCTACAGCTACCTCAAGCAACGGAACTCCACCCTTAACTAAGCCATCCACAGTGCCCAATGAAGATCAGGAAACTCCTGTCAATAAGGAGAATATTCTTAGCTCAAGAAGaggaaaaagtaaaaaaaaaaagcaggaa GAGACATTCATGTCAACTGCCTTTGAAATTATGCAAAAGCAGCAACAAGTAGCAGATGACAGGTTTTTTAAAATGGAAGAAGAGAGGCAACGTCGTGAATATGAAAGAGAGGAGAAGAGAAGAAAAGAGGAACAGCAACACGAAATCTATATGATGCAGATGATGGGGAATATGTTTATGAGAGTGGCTGAAAGTTTTAATTGTGGTCCAAATTTTGCCTACCAGCAACAAATGCCAGGTTTTCAACATATTCAGCAACAACAGAGAAGCCAATATCCTAATCCATCTGCTTCTACCAGTAGTGGAGAACTTCCATCTGATGGAATGCATTACACTTCGTTGTAg